The genomic segment GGAGTCAAGGCTATTTCTTTGCCATACAAGTAGCACTTGTGGCTGACTCTGTTTATCAGTAGACCTCTGATGTCATACTCGTCTTTTTCTTCGGATTGGCTCAAATTAGGACTGTTATAGCTCTGATAACGCCTTAATTGCGTCTTTACTCTTGCCACAACCTCTAAAGGATTAAACGGTTTCGTTATATAATCATCCGCACCAATCGTAAGCCCCATAATCTTGTCGCTATCCTCAATTTTGGCGGTAAGCATAATAATAGGGAAGTAAAACTTTTCCCGAATTTTTTGGCAAAGTCGAAAACCATCAATATCCGGCAGCATAATATCAAGTATCGCTAAATCAATCTGCGACTGTTTGATACATTTCATCGCCTCTAACCCATTATAACATTTATATACTGAATAACCATCGTTACTCAAATACACTTCAAGCAGATCAACGATTTCTTTTTCGTCATCCACAATTAAAATCTTCTTGTTCATTGATCCTACACCTCATTTTCGGGTACGGCTTCCATTATGTCGCCAAAATCACACTCTAAGTATTCGCATATATTCAACAGCACGGGAAGGGTAACATTTTCATTTTTTCCGAGTTTCGCAAATGTACTTTTGCTTGCCCCGACCGCTTCTCGTAATTGACTCTTTTTCATTCCCTTGTCAATCAGAAGTTTCCAAAGTTTGTTGTACCGTACTTTCATTTCCGCACCTCCACCCAAATATAGTTTGTATTATAGCACTTTGAGAGTGAAATCGCAATTATTAAGTCTGTATTTTGAGACTTTTAGTTTTCAAACCGGCACAATATCTTTCTGATATGTAATCCAACCGCCTGCAAAATGCAGGCGGCTTGTGTATTTTAATAGGCAGGTGCGCCGTAGCCAAGAATCTCGTAATAACCGATAGAATACTCATTGACTCGGCAACTGTCGCCGGAGTTGCCCTCGACCGTATAAACCTTGCCGTCTTCGACCTTTTGAACAATACCCGTATGGTCGGATAATCCATCCTGACCACTTTCGTCTGCCCAATCGAAGAAAATAATCATTCCGGGGGCAGGCTCGGCGCTGCCATCCAGCCATTGTCCACGATCCTTAAACCATTGTACTCCGTTGACACAGCCTGCATATTTTGGGATAACTCCAGCGTCGATATAGCCGCACTCGTTGGCACACCAAGATACAAAGCAAGCACACCATTCTACACGGGAGTTAAAACCGTACCACGACCAATACGGCTGACCGCCCACATTGCCAACCAGAGAGAGTGCAACGGTCACGATCTGTCCGTCGCCGCCTGTAATGCCGTAAAGCACCTGTGACCAAAGGTAATTGTTTTCATCTGCAAGCAGTTCAGCGAGGTAGCCTTTCTGTTCTTCGTTAAAACCATATTGCGCCGCCATTTCCTCGGCAGTCTTGTGGCTGACGGTAATATACAGATAGGTTTGTGTGACCGTGCTTTCAGTTTCCACGATATTACCGTGTCCGTCATCGGTTTCGGTAATAACTGTTTCGGTCTTGCTCTCTGTTCGGGAAGATATTTGATTCATCTCCCAAAAGATGTCTTTTAAGAGTTGCTTTTTGCCATCGTCCATTGTGGCAACCTCTTGGGGGTTATCTTGATCCGTATTCGTTTTTACAGAGTAAACGGCAAGCACCTCTTTCCAAACGGCTCTGCTGCCACTCATTTCAAGAACATCATAGGATACCGAGTTCTTTTCCTCTTGCAGCTTGGTATCGTATTCGGTATTGATTTCCTGCACAACGGTCTGCATACTCATTCCAGTGCCGGAATCTTCGTCTGAGAAGAAAATGCCAAATACTGAGCCGAGGATCATACCAATCAGGCAAATCACGATAATAACCAAAACCGCCACCCAGCCGCCTGCGGCGATAGCGGCAATCAAGGCTTTCGTTCCGGCAATAATCGCTTTAATGGCAAGTGCGGTCGCTTTGGCAATCGCCTTTACCGTAACCACGGCGGCTTTTGCCGCAGCCCTTGCCGCTTGTGCTGCTCTCTGTGCAGTTTTAACCGTAATGATTGAATCCACCTAAAAATCCTGGATTGCTATGCCCCCGCTTATGCCCCTTGTCATCATAATGGTTTAAACCGCCAAAGAATCCTGGTCGACTCTCACCTACTTTATGCCCGTTATTGTCATAATGATTCATACCACCAAAAAAGGAAGGCGAACTATGTCCGATTTTCTTTCCATTTGCATCATAGTCGTTCATACCACCAAAGAATCCTGGTCTGCTCTCGCCTACTTTTTTCCGTTTGCATCATAATGGTTTATGGATCCAAAGAATCCTGGTCTGCTATATCCTTTTTTACTCATAATGTCACCCTCCTGACTCTATTAGCCTCTTGTTTGATCTCAGAATAACACACTTTTCTCATTTGGAAGTCGCATAACAGGCGACATTCTTTTATCGCATTTACATTCATTATACCATTTATAATTCTTCCGACAATACGCAATAAAGCCGGAAGCCACGTTATCATCCACGACCTCCGACTCGTTCTGCTTATTCTACACTGTCCTTACACCCAAATCAACTCCTCTCTCCGTTTTATCTTTTCCCTGCTTTTCTTGAATAATCCTCTTATTGATCTCAAGCCGTTCATGAATGGATAATTTCTTATCTTTTCCATCTACCGCCTGCTTCTGCTGTGCCGGTTTTCTATCTGTTTTTCCTACATCCTTAACAACTTCATTCGCTTCGGTACTTGTTACCCTCTCATCTGCTCTTCCTTCATATCTTTCTGCTATCTGCTGTTCTCATCTCTCCTTCACACCTTTTTCCTCCAGATTGCAAAAACTCTGCAGATACGGAAGCACATGATTCTGCATGTCTGTCAGATCTTCCATATACTTTTGGAACTCTTCACTTCCTTTGCCTTTCTGGTAATTGATCCAATACTCATCTGTAAGCTTCATTTCATTATCATACTTCAACTGACTCACAATACCGCCATGTCCATTTCCAATATCCATTGACTTCTTAAAATGATGCAGCATCTGTTCACCTTTTTCCGCATAATATACAGTCACATATATCTTTGCAATTTTTGTAGGTTCCTCTGTCTTCGGATCACGTTTTGCATACCATTCTTTATCCATTTCTGCTGTTTTTGCATCCAGCTCAGACAGCTTCTGACATCTTGGATTCATGAGATCACTTTCTTCACAATAGTTTACATACACCATTGGTTCCATATCCTTTAGAAGTTCAGGTTCATAGGCTTTCAGTCTTTCAATCAATACTCCTGCACGAACAGACAGATCGCATTCTTCGTCTACAATATCCTTCAGATATGAAATATAGGAATGAATATTTCCACTTCTCAAATCCAGCATTACTTCCTGCACCGTATTTTCTCCCCTCTCCACATTATCTCGATACTCATACGGATCAAAAGCTTCTGCAATCTCATCCAGTGCCTCTGCCAGCTGTTCTGTGGTCATTTTCTCAGGATACATTGCTTCTCGAACATCCCTCATCGGTACATACTTGTAGTCCGGCAATGCTTCATGAATTTTCTCGATCCCTTCCCGTACCAGTGCAAGTTCTCCATAAAATCGAACATCATCCATCAGATTTCCGAATACGGTATTCCCTTTAACGATCGCAAATTCGGCTTCATCATAGTAACTGTCTTCCGGATCACGATAAATAATTCCCATTGAGCATCCCAGATACGCAGTTTTAGGATTCTCCCTATATTTTTCATAGACCGCAGCAATCTGATTAACATCGGTACTTTTTTCATAAGCTCCCATATCATGGAACTCATCACATTCTGTGGCGAAATATTCCAGATAAGGCTCTTTCTTCGGTGGCATATTATTAAGGACGTTATCAATCATGTTATAATTCGCCTCTTCCAGTTCCTCCACCTTTGCCAAAGGCTTATATTCGCCCTGGCTTTTCTGAATCTCTGCCATTACAACTTCATCCATTTCTTCTACTTTTTCCATCAACTGATCATAATCTCCACGGATGCGTTCTCCAGTCCAGCCTTCGTCTTCCAGAAGTTCCTCTGCCGCTTCTTCAATAGAAATTTGATCATTTTCATAGACGCCACCATCCATCAGACGAAAATCTTCATCGTAAAACGAATAATCATATCCTTCTTCTGTTCTCTGAATAGCAAAGTAACGTTCTCCTACCTCATATGCCAGTTCACTAAGAACCTGTTCTTCCAGATTCAGGAAAGAATCCAGCTGTTCAAAACTGATACTGTCTACAAAATGAGCGGTTACTTTTTCCCCGTCATTCAGAACTATGATATCACTGACAGACAGGGAATGCCCACGGAAATCTTCCGGTCTATCAATGTTGAACCTTTCAAAAATATCATCCAGTGACATATTTCCCGATAATTCCCCAACATAGACCAGCTTATAATCTTCTTTTTTTATCTGCATACCATCAAGTGGCTGTAAGGAAATGGGAGTTGCTCTTTTTTTAGATGGCATCTTTCAGCACCTCCTCCGTCACTCTCCGATAAGCTTCTGTAGCTTTGCCTTTCGGATCATAAGAGAAAATACTCTGTCCTTCTCTGACTGCTTCCTTCATTCTTACAGAAAATGGAATATAATTATCAAAGATATGAATTTGACTTCCATATACATTTCTGAGAAGTTCCATGTTATTTCTGGCATCATTCGTATGAGCATCGACCATCGTAAACAAAATACCTCCGACTTGCAGCTTCGGATTAATCTGCTTACGGACCTTACCGATTGTTTTTAACAACTGCTGCAATCCTTTGATTGGCAGGTAGGATGCTTCAACTGGAATGAGGACTTCATCTGATGCAGCCAGCGCATTAATCGTAATCATTCCCAATGATGGCATACAATCAATGATGACTACATCATATTGATCTTTGATACCATATAAAATCTGTTTCAATACATATTCTCTACTCATTGCATTTACCAACTGTACTTCCGTACCTGCCAGTCCAATGTTAG from the Blautia wexlerae DSM 19850 genome contains:
- a CDS encoding helix-turn-helix domain-containing protein, with translation MKVRYNKLWKLLIDKGMKKSQLREAVGASKSTFAKLGKNENVTLPVLLNICEYLECDFGDIMEAVPENEV
- the vanR gene encoding VanR-ABDEGLN family response regulator transcription factor, translated to MNKKILIVDDEKEIVDLLEVYLSNDGYSVYKCYNGLEAMKCIKQSQIDLAILDIMLPDIDGFRLCQKIREKFYFPIIMLTAKIEDSDKIMGLTIGADDYITKPFNPLEVVARVKTQLRRYQSYNSPNLSQSEEKDEYDIRGLLINRVSHKCYLYGKEIALTPLEFSILWYLCEHQGKVVASEELFEAVWKEKYLRNSNNTVMAHIGRLREKLNEPSKNPKFIKTVWGVGYEIE
- a CDS encoding ParA family protein; its protein translation is MARIISIVNQKGGTGKSACTANLAVGLAQKNMKVLIVDADPQSDVSAGFGYRDCDDSNETLTALMDAVMKDEDIPSECFIRHQAEGIDIICSNIGLAGTEVQLVNAMSREYVLKQILYGIKDQYDVVIIDCMPSLGMITINALAASDEVLIPVEASYLPIKGLQQLLKTIGKVRKQINPKLQVGGILFTMVDAHTNDARNNMELLRNVYGSQIHIFDNYIPFSVRMKEAVREGQSIFSYDPKGKATEAYRRVTEEVLKDAI